The nucleotide window ACGGCCGGGTCCTCGGTGAGCTCGCGGTGGGCGACTCGGTGACCTGCACCGCGTCGGAGCACGTGGCGAGGCTGGTGGTGTTCGGCCCCCGTGACTTCCACGGGATCCTGAAGGCGAAGTTCAAGCTCGGGGACCGCTGATGCTCGAGGAGCTCGCGGTGTCCGATCTCGGGGTGATCGAGCACGTCTCGCTGGTGCTCGGCTCGGGCATGACGGTGCTCACCGGTGAGACCGGGGCCGGCAAGACGATGCTCGTGGACGCCCTCGAGTTGCTGGTGGGTGGGCGGGCGGATCCAACCGTGGTGCGGCCGGGCGCTGCGGAAGCCGTTGTCGAGGGGCGCTTCCTCAGTGGCGACGAGGAGATCGTGCTCCGCCGGGTGATCCCCCGCGAGGGGCGCTCGCGCGCGTACGTGAACGGGCGCTTGGCTACCGTGTCGGAGCTCAGCGAGCTGGGTCGGGCGCTCGTCGATCTCCATGGCCAGCACGCCCACCAGTCGCTGCTGGCGGCCAGGGTACAACGGGGCGCGCTCGACCGGTTCGGCCAGGTCGACCTCTCCGCCCTCGCGGAGGCCCGGCAACGGTTGGCGCACATCGACGAACAGCTCGCCGCCCTCGGGGGTGACGAGCGTGAGCGGGCGCGCCTGGTCGACCTCCTGCGCTTCCAGGTGGCCGAGATCGACACGGCCGCGATCGTCGATCCGACCGAGGACGAGCAGCTCGAAGCGGAAGAGGATGTCCTCGCCGGCGCGCTCGAGCATCGGCAAGCGGCGGAGGCGGCCCTGACCTCGCTGTCCGGGGACGGCGGAGCCGTGGACGGGCTGGGTGCGGCAATCAGGGCCCTGGACGGGCGGGCGCCGTTCGCGCCGGTTGAACAGCGGCTGCGAGGCCTGGCCGCTGAACTGGCCGACGTGGCCAGCGATTTGCGGGCGACGCTCGAGCTGATCGAGGAGGACCCCGCCCGCCTCGAACAGGTGCGATCTCGCCGGAAGCTGCTGCACGACCTGCGGCGCAAGTACGGCGACACCCTGGCGGAGGTGCTGGCGTTCCGGGAGGAGGCCGGCTCTCGGCTGAACGCACTCATGGCTCGGGAGGCCACTGCCGCGAGGCTAGAGGCCGAGCGGCGAGCGGCGTGGGCGGCGGTGACCCGGGCCGAGCGGGCCGTCGGCCGGGCCCGCCGGCGGGCGGCGCCGGCTCTGGCCGAGGCGGTGCAGGCCAACCTGCGTGAGCTTGCCCTGGCGAAGGCCCGCCTGGAGGTCCAGGTGGGTGACGATCCCGGCGACGAGGTCACCATCCTGCTGTCGGCCAACCCGGGCTCACCGCCACTTCCGTTGTCGAAGGTCGCGTCGGGCGGTGAGCTGGCCCGCACCATGCTCGCGCTGCGACTGGTGCTCATCGAGGCCCCGGACACGCTGGTGTTCGACGAGGTCGACGCCGGCATCGGCGGGGAGGCGGCCACGGCGGTGGGACGGGCACTGGCCACGCTCGGTGACCGCCACCAGGTACTGGTGGTGACCCACCTTGCGCAGGTGGCCGCCGTGGCCGCTCGGCACGTCGTGGTCACGAAGCGGGTGCAGGGCGAGCAGACCTCGACCACCTTGCGTGAGGTCAGCGGCGAGGATCGGGCCGTCGAGCTGGCCCGGATGCTGTCGGGCTCGCCCGACTCCGAGTCGGCCCGCCAGCATGCCCGGGAGCTGCTCGGCACGGCGTAAGCACGCCGGGCGGTCGCCAGCGCCGGGCAGGGATCCAGCTGGCACCGGGGTGTGGTGCACCGGGATGCGCCGGGTCCTCGACCGAGCGCGTTAGGGTGAGGTCCCGTCCTGGATGACGCGGCCGAGGAGGACGGGGCAGTGACGAAGCACATCTTCGTGACCGGCGGGGTGGCCAGCTCGCTCGGCAAGGGGCTCACCGCGTCCTCCCTCGGTCGCCTCCTGCGCTCGCGGGGGCTGCGGGTCACCATGCAGAAGCTCGACCCGTACCTCAACGTCGACCCGGGCACGATGAACCCGTTCGAGCACGGGGAGGTGTTCGTGACCGACGACGGTGGCGAGACCGACCTCGACCTCGGTCACTACGAACGTTTCGTCGACGTGAGCTTGTCGCGGGACTCGAACGCCACGACCGGCTCGATCTACTCCGCGGTGATCGCGGCGGAGCGTCGTGGGGACTACCTCGGCAAGACCGTCCAGGTGATCCCCCACATCACCGACGAGATCAAGCGCCGGATCACCCGGCTGGCGGGCGACGAGGTCGACGTCGTGATCACCGAGATCGGCGGCACGGTGGGCGACATCGAGATCCTGCCGTTCCTGGAGGCCATCCGGCAGTTCCGCCTCGACGTGGGCCGCGAGAACGTGTGCTACGTGCACGTGACCCTGGTGCCGTTCATCGGGCCGTCAGGCGAGCAGAAGACCAAGCCCACTCAGCACTCGGTCACCGAGCTGCGTAGCCGGGGCATCCAGCCCGACGCCATCGTCTGCCGGAGCGAGAGCCCGATCTCGGCGGAGCTCAAGCGCAAGATCTCCAACCTCTGCGACGTGGAGGTGGGAGCGGTGGTCAACGCGGCCGACGCTCGCAGCCTCTACGAGATCCCCCTCGTGCTGCACGAGGAAGGTCTCGACGAGGTGGTCTGCAAGCTGCTCGGGTTCGGCGACCGCGACGTCGACCTGTCGTCGTGGGAGATCCTGATCGACCGGATCGAGACCGCCACCCGGCCGGTTCGGGTCGGCATCATCGGCAAGTACGTGAGCTTGCCCGACGCCTACCTGTCCGTCGTCGAGGCGCTCAAGCACGGCGGGTTCCACCACGGAGCGGCCATCGAGATCGACTGGATCCAAGCCGAACAGGTCGAGGGGCTGCTGGCCGATGGACGGTTGCGGGACCTCGACGGGATCGTCATCCCCGGTGGATTCGGCGAGCGAGGGGTCGAAGGCAAGATCGCGGCGGCCACCTATGCTCGCGAGCACGACCTGCCGTGCCTCGGGCTGTGCCTCGGGATGCAGGCCATGACGATCGACTTCGCTCGCAACGTGCTCGGGTTGGTCGATGCCAACTCGAGCGAGATCAACCCGCAGACCCCGCACCCGGTCATCGACCTCATGGAGAGCCAGCGGGACGTGACCGATCTGGGCGGCACCATGCGCCTCGGCGCCTATCCCGCGATGCTGCTGCCCGGCTCGCGGGTCGCGCAGGCCTACGGCAAGGAGGTGATCTCCGAACGCCATCGCCACCGGTACGAGTTCAATCCGAAGTACCGGGCGAAGTTCGAGGGATCGGGCTTCGTCTGCTCGGGTACCTCGCCCGACGGTCGGCTGGTCGAGTTCATCGAGCTCAGCGACCATCCCTTCTGGATCGGCACGCAAGCCCATCCGGAGTTCAAGAGCCGGCCCGACAATCCTGCCCCGCTGTTCCGCGAGTTCGTCGGTGCCGCCCTGGCACGCGCCGAAGGCCGGAACCCGCATCTGCTCTACCTTGACGAAGAGCGGGTCGCGGGCACCATCTGATCCCGTGACCGGGCCCCGCGGCACCGGCTTCCGCCCTCTGGGGGAGCGGACCCTGTACGAGGGCTCGGTGATCTCCCTGGCCATCGGCACCTTCGAGGCTCCCGACGGCC belongs to Rhabdothermincola sediminis and includes:
- the recN gene encoding DNA repair protein RecN — protein: MLEELAVSDLGVIEHVSLVLGSGMTVLTGETGAGKTMLVDALELLVGGRADPTVVRPGAAEAVVEGRFLSGDEEIVLRRVIPREGRSRAYVNGRLATVSELSELGRALVDLHGQHAHQSLLAARVQRGALDRFGQVDLSALAEARQRLAHIDEQLAALGGDERERARLVDLLRFQVAEIDTAAIVDPTEDEQLEAEEDVLAGALEHRQAAEAALTSLSGDGGAVDGLGAAIRALDGRAPFAPVEQRLRGLAAELADVASDLRATLELIEEDPARLEQVRSRRKLLHDLRRKYGDTLAEVLAFREEAGSRLNALMAREATAARLEAERRAAWAAVTRAERAVGRARRRAAPALAEAVQANLRELALAKARLEVQVGDDPGDEVTILLSANPGSPPLPLSKVASGGELARTMLALRLVLIEAPDTLVFDEVDAGIGGEAATAVGRALATLGDRHQVLVVTHLAQVAAVAARHVVVTKRVQGEQTSTTLREVSGEDRAVELARMLSGSPDSESARQHARELLGTA
- a CDS encoding CTP synthase; this translates as MTKHIFVTGGVASSLGKGLTASSLGRLLRSRGLRVTMQKLDPYLNVDPGTMNPFEHGEVFVTDDGGETDLDLGHYERFVDVSLSRDSNATTGSIYSAVIAAERRGDYLGKTVQVIPHITDEIKRRITRLAGDEVDVVITEIGGTVGDIEILPFLEAIRQFRLDVGRENVCYVHVTLVPFIGPSGEQKTKPTQHSVTELRSRGIQPDAIVCRSESPISAELKRKISNLCDVEVGAVVNAADARSLYEIPLVLHEEGLDEVVCKLLGFGDRDVDLSSWEILIDRIETATRPVRVGIIGKYVSLPDAYLSVVEALKHGGFHHGAAIEIDWIQAEQVEGLLADGRLRDLDGIVIPGGFGERGVEGKIAAATYAREHDLPCLGLCLGMQAMTIDFARNVLGLVDANSSEINPQTPHPVIDLMESQRDVTDLGGTMRLGAYPAMLLPGSRVAQAYGKEVISERHRHRYEFNPKYRAKFEGSGFVCSGTSPDGRLVEFIELSDHPFWIGTQAHPEFKSRPDNPAPLFREFVGAALARAEGRNPHLLYLDEERVAGTI